Proteins encoded together in one Chryseobacterium sp. G0201 window:
- the ggt gene encoding gamma-glutamyltransferase — protein sequence MKKLIISLILFSHSVSAQYIDINIVKEVKVKNKGVVVSAHPLASEAGAKILKMGGNAYDAITATQYALAVVYPQAGNIGGGGFLVGVKNNGEKFTLDYRETAPKKASRDMYLDKNGKANTDLSQNGRLAVGIPGSIAGFFATLKYCKLPMSQIIQPAIDLAEKGFAITDHEADMLNSQKEHFQKHNKSSILFVKDTPWKAGDLLVQKELAETLKLIQKLGAKGFYEGKTADLLVAEMKRGNGIITLEDLKNYKVAERKALEFDYKGSNVVTMPLPSSGGVLLAQMLRMAAFENLEKYQQNSTPAVQIMVEAERRAYADRAEYMGDPDFIEDKTSYLISNDYLKNRWKSFSFNKATPSSEVGKIIKQPKESTETTHISVIDKDGNAAAVTTTLNGYYGSKVLVTGAGFFLNNEMDDFSVKPGVPNMFGAVGGEANSIQPNKRMLSSMTPTIILKNGKPYMVVGTPGGTTIPTSVYQSIVDVVDFKLNANISVNAPKFHHQWLPETVSVENNFPEATISELKAKNYVIEKVKYIGKTEMIVIDDNGTIHAVADGRGDDSVAIE from the coding sequence ATGAAAAAGTTAATTATTTCGCTTATCCTGTTTTCTCATTCGGTTTCAGCACAATACATCGATATCAACATTGTAAAAGAAGTTAAAGTAAAAAATAAAGGCGTCGTTGTTTCCGCACATCCATTGGCGAGTGAAGCTGGTGCAAAAATCCTTAAAATGGGTGGAAATGCCTACGATGCAATTACTGCCACGCAATACGCTCTAGCTGTTGTTTATCCACAAGCCGGAAATATCGGTGGCGGCGGATTTTTAGTCGGAGTTAAAAATAATGGAGAAAAATTTACTCTCGATTATCGTGAAACAGCTCCCAAAAAAGCCTCAAGAGATATGTATCTTGACAAAAACGGTAAAGCAAACACCGATTTATCCCAAAACGGCAGACTGGCAGTTGGAATCCCCGGAAGTATTGCCGGATTTTTCGCGACCTTAAAATACTGTAAACTTCCTATGAGTCAAATCATTCAGCCTGCAATTGATTTGGCTGAAAAAGGATTTGCGATCACAGATCATGAAGCAGATATGCTGAATTCCCAAAAAGAACATTTTCAAAAACATAATAAATCTTCAATCCTTTTTGTAAAAGATACCCCGTGGAAAGCCGGAGATCTTTTGGTTCAGAAAGAATTGGCAGAAACCTTAAAATTAATTCAGAAATTAGGTGCTAAAGGTTTTTATGAAGGAAAAACAGCCGATCTTTTGGTTGCCGAAATGAAAAGAGGAAACGGAATTATCACCTTAGAAGACTTAAAAAACTATAAAGTTGCCGAAAGAAAAGCTCTGGAATTTGATTATAAAGGAAGCAATGTCGTTACCATGCCTTTACCTTCAAGCGGAGGAGTTCTTTTAGCTCAAATGTTGAGAATGGCTGCTTTTGAAAACTTAGAAAAATATCAGCAAAACTCCACTCCTGCCGTACAGATCATGGTAGAAGCTGAAAGAAGAGCCTATGCCGACAGAGCCGAATATATGGGCGATCCTGACTTTATTGAGGATAAAACTTCTTATTTGATTTCTAATGATTATTTAAAAAACAGATGGAAAAGTTTCAGTTTTAATAAAGCAACTCCAAGTTCAGAGGTTGGAAAAATCATTAAACAACCGAAAGAATCAACCGAAACAACGCACATTTCAGTTATTGATAAAGATGGAAATGCAGCAGCAGTAACAACAACTCTTAATGGATATTATGGCAGCAAAGTATTAGTAACAGGTGCCGGATTCTTTTTAAATAATGAAATGGATGATTTCTCCGTAAAACCGGGTGTTCCCAATATGTTTGGAGCTGTAGGTGGTGAAGCTAATTCTATCCAGCCTAATAAAAGAATGCTTTCTTCCATGACACCAACTATTATCCTAAAAAATGGAAAGCCTTATATGGTGGTTGGAACTCCTGGAGGAACTACAATTCCAACTTCTGTATATCAATCTATCGTAGATGTTGTTGATTTTAAATTAAATGCCAATATCTCCGTGAATGCTCCGAAATTTCATCACCAATGGCTTCCTGAAACGGTTTCTGTCGAAAATAATTTCCCGGAAGCTACCATTTCAGAGTTAAAAGCTAAAA